One region of Athene noctua chromosome 18, bAthNoc1.hap1.1, whole genome shotgun sequence genomic DNA includes:
- the CD7 gene encoding T-cell antigen CD7, whose translation MSGGENEQSTDIISVWEGDSISITCLMQSSENEVVTILETRIQPVNVIQVSKQNASYILPALANRTKYSKEGRNLKITLHNVQESDSNIYVCTKYIKRKGNHKKLYGKTSIVLVKAKTTGVIEQSPLYVNPQQGQSISITCALNSSHEDEGIYLLKTHMQPERVLYVSSQNDSTIFPAFANRLEYSKQEKKIVITLHNLQKNDSDIYVCAGVVKNFSFLSVNRSGTMMLIKEVEDTHCSHNSWGFYGLIVVALLVSVLTCCILYRVDMKKYFQKKKQNTVYEDMSYTSRRGTLVTVNTYAIDS comes from the exons GTGGAGAAAATGAACAGTCAACAGACATTATCAGTGTTTGGGAAGGAGACTCCATCAGCATAACCTGCTTAATGCAAAGTTCAGAAAATGAAGTGGTAACAATTTTGGAAACTAGAATACAGCCTGTCAATGTGATACAAGTTTCCAAGCAGAATGCTTCATATATCCTTCCTGCTTTGGCTAATCGTACCAAATAttcaaaggaaggaaggaatctCAAGATAACTCTGCACAATGTACAGGAATCTGATTCTAATATCTATGTATGCACTAAgtatattaaaagaaaaggcaATCACAAAAAGCTGTATGGGAAGACAAGCATAGTACTGGTGAAAG CTAAAACCACTGGAGTTATTGAACAGTCGCCACTCTATGTCAATCCTCAGCAAGGCCAGTCTATCAGCATTACCTGTGCATTGAACAGCTCGCATGAAGATGAAGGGATCTACTTGCTCAAGACTCACATGCAACCTGAGAGAGTGCTATATGTTTCGAGTCAGAATGATTCAACAATCTTTCCTGCTTTTGCTAATCGCTTGGAATattcaaagcaagaaaagaaaatagtgaTAACTCTACACAACCTACAGAAAAATGACAGTGATATATATGTATGCGCTGGGGTGGTGAaaaatttctctttcctctctgtgAATAGAAGCGGCACCATGATGCTGATTAAAG AAGTGGAGGACACACACTGCAGTCATAACTCCTGGGGCTTCTATGGTCTTATCGTGGTAGCACTACTGGTTTCTGTGCTGACATGCTGCATCTTGTACCGTGTTGAC atgaagaaatacttccagaaaaagaaacaaaatacagtataTGAAGATATGTCTTACACTTCTAGACGGGGCACCTTGGTCACAGTTAACACTTATGCCATTGACAGTTAA